The Oncorhynchus mykiss isolate Arlee chromosome 27, USDA_OmykA_1.1, whole genome shotgun sequence sequence GGTGGGTGTTTTGGAGTGACAGACGGTGGTGTTTGGATGTTTTGGAGTGACAGATGGTGGTGTTTGGATGTTTTGGAGTGACAGACGGTGGGTGTTTTGGAGTGACAGACGGTGGTGTTTGGATGTTTTGGAGTGACAGACGGTGGGTGTTTTGGAGTGACAGACGGTGGGTGTTTTGGAGTGACAGACGGTGGGTGTTTTGGAGTGACAGACGGTGGGTGTTTTGGAGTGACAGACGGTGGGTGTTTTGGAGTGACAGACGGTGGGTGTTTTGGAGTGACAGACGGTGGGTGTTTTGGAGTGACAGACGGTGGGTGTTTTGGAGTGACAGACGGTGGGTGTTTTGGAGTGGCAGACGGTGGGTGTTTTGGAGTGGCAGACGGTGGGTGTTTTGGAGTGGCAGACGGTGGGTGTTTTGGAGTGGCAGACGGTGGGTGTTTTGGAGTGGCAGACGGTGGTGTTTGGATGTTTTGGAGTGACAGACGGTGGGTGTTTTGGAGTGACAGACGGTGGTGTTTGGATGTTTTGGAGTGACAGACGGTGGTGTTTGGATGTTTTGGAGTGGCAGACGGTGGGTGTTTTGGAGTGGCTGACGGTGGGTGTTTTGGAGTGGCTGACGGTGGGTGTTTTGGAGTGGCTGACGGTGGGTGTTTTGGAGTGGCTGACGGTGGGTGTTTTGGAGTGGCTGACGGTGGGTGTTTTGGAGTGGCAGACGGTGGGTGTTTTGGAGTGGCAGACGGTGGGTGTTTTGGAGTGGCAGACGGTGGGTGTTTTGGAGTGGCAGACGGTGGGTGTTTTGGAGTGGCAGACGGTGGGTGTTTTGGAGTGGCAGACGGTGGTGTTTGGATGTTTTGGAGTGACAGACGGTGGGTGTTTTGGAGTGACAGACGGTGGGTGTTTTGGAGTGACAGACGGTGGGTGTTTTGGAGTGGCAGACGGTGGGTGTTTTGGAGTGGCAGACGGTGGGTGTTTTGGAGTGGCAGACGGTGGGTGTTTTGGAGTGGCAGACGGTGGGTGTTTTGGAGTGGCAGACGGTGGTGTTTGGATGTTTTGGAGTGACAGACGGTGGGTGTTTTGGAGTGACAGACGGTGGTGTTTGGATGTTTTGGAGTGACAGACGGTGGTGTTTGGATGTTTTGGAGTGGCAGACGGTGGGTGTTTTGGAGTGGCTGACGGTGGGTGTTTTGGAGTGGCTGACGGTGGGTGTTTTGGAGTGGCTGACGGTGGGTGTTTTGGAGTGGCTGACGGTGGGTGTTTTGGAGTGGCTGACGGTGGGTGTTTTGGAGTGGCTGACGGTGGGTGTTTTGGAGTGGCAGACGGTGGGTGTTTTGGAGTGGCAGACGGTGGGTGTTTTGGAGTGGCAGACGGTGGGTGTTTTGGAGTGGCAGACGGTGGGTGTTTTGGAGTGGCAGACGGTGGTGTTTGGATGTTTTGGAGTGACAGACGGTGGGTGTTTTGGAGTGACAGACGGTGGTGTTTGGATGTTTTGGAGTGGCAGACGGTGGGTGTTTTGGAGTGGCTGACGGTGGGTGTTTTGGAGTGGCTGACGGTGGGTGTTTTGGAGTGGCTGACGGTGGGTGTTTTGGAGTGGCTGACGGTGGGTGTTTTGGAGTGGCTGACGGTGGGTGTTTTGGAGTGGCTGACGGTGGGTGTTTGGATGTTTTTGGAGGGACAGTGTTGCTGAACGTTCCAAACTGTAACTTCCACAGAAGTCATGAGCAGGATGAAGACATGCCCTCCCAGCTGATGAGTCAGGACAAGAGACCGAGACACTTGGTGTCCCCCATCCAGCACAAACTGCTTCTCAGCTACGCCCTGCTGGTGAGGAGGGCCTTTAAGGTTGTGGGAGGAAGGGGTTGGGAACAGTGGATAACATTTGTTCAAGGTATCATTAAAATGACTTCATGCACAATGATGTGTTATTTAAGTTGAAATGGTTTGTTTGTTTCAGGACTGCCTGGAGGATGTAGACAACCCAGAGTTGGAGCTGGGGTCAATCCCCCACAGGCGGAGCCAACTGCTGACGGACAGAGACCCCATCCTCGGTGAAGCCCAGGGACTATGTGACACTGCAGGTACAAACACACGTCATGGTACTACTGTATCTTGGGCAAATATTTAGTACACAAATGCCAGACATGAAGCCTGTCATACTGTACCTACCAAATTCAACTTAGCTAATATCTACTGAAATAGGTGATGATGACCAATCCACCTCAGTTCTCcacctcttccccttctctctcatgTTCTCCCCCAGCCTTGATGAGGGACCTCTTCTTGTCCCGCCCACCTGACCCCCTGACCTCCTCTCTGACTTGAGGAAGCAGCTGCCAATCTTCCCCTGCCAGCTGGGGAGTGCAGAGATCACAGAGCCTCAACAGGATTCACACACTCCCCAACCAGACACCAGCACCTCCTACTCAGACTTCCTCACTGTTCACAACAACAGCCTGTTATGGTTTTCCTTCTTTTCTCTCTGAAATACTCTTTCATGTCTCAGAGTAGGTGGCAGTACTaggttcaccccccccccccccccccccccccccccccacccccttctcATTCAGGGTTGATAAGTGTTCTCCTCTATTCTTGTGAACACTTGTAGACTTTAGTCTAAACACTACACTTGACCCCATGGTGCTTCCGAGGTCAGAACAGAAGAAGAACCCATACGTACAGTAAGTCTGACAAagtggtgttttaggacacaGTGATGACCCTTCAGTTGGTCTATTGTTGTTTAGTACGGTATGTGGACCTGACAGTCTGTACAGGACATTTTAGgttaattattatattattattttgtaaCAAACACACAACGGTTATCTCCCAATAATACCTCAGAACGATCGTCAGTGGCATATATGGGTCATTTTTATAAGAAAAGATCAAATGAATTACTACCAACACAAGCCATTGCTATTGACCAGTTGGATGCAGTACTCAGGCAGTTGTTACCTCAACAAATAATCTGTAGATCAAACTCGACTGTCATAAAAGGGCTCTTTGACTGTCATCTCTTTCCAACCAAACTGACAAATTATTTGAGGCATCTTTTTACCTCAGCTTTTTTTATATACTTTACATGCTAGACTTTAGAACAATTTGATGTATTAAAATGTTTTGTATGCTCGCTTATAAGACTACTATTGTATGAACCGCAATGTTTTCGTTGTTTTTATCATGTATTTTTCTAGGTGGCGCCAGATGATCACCTTGTCATTTAATGAGTCATTATTTCTTTTCGGAATATGGTTGCTATTTTGCAAATCCAGTGGATAAATATCTGATATACGCCTTTTGCGTATTCATTTCACACCAAGTAGAAATGACTACTTAACACCTTGTCAATTACTCCCCCGTTGTTGTCTTTTATTATGAATCTATCGTTTAGGAGAAAAGATCATTGGTTTGAAGCACACCCAGGATTTATTTTAGTTGCTTGTTTATAAGATTATTGCATTTAGATTCATCTTAATGTTTTAGTTCCATTTAGACATTTGCCTTTTATCATAACTTTCATTTTCAGACTAGTGTTATTGACTGAATAAACTGATAGACAAATTCACGTTTTATTATGTTAAGAAATACTGCCATCTTGTGGTGTTAATGGTAGATTTATATTTAGTTTGCTGCCTGACTTCGGCTTGCATCTTGTTGCTTTACTTGATATTCAATAATGCTCCTTTATCAGGGCAAACTGATATCGGAAACCCAGAAGTAAAATCTGTTATGTTACATTTGTCTGTCTAGAGATTAGGGCACTTCTGACCTTGTTTTATTCAGGGGAAGTTGAACATTTTCCAAGTGTGTGCCATGACCATAACACCCATAATACTTCACCATAGCTACAAAGTAACTGGCACTTTAGAGCAGGATTGTCCTGCTCGAGGGGTCCAatccagccgtgtgtgtgtgtgtgtatatgtgtatatatatatcacacacatacatatgtgtttgtgtatatacactgctcaaaaaaataaagggaacacttaaacaacacaatgtaactcaatcactcacacttctgtgaaatcaaactgtccacttaggaagcaacactgattgacaataaatttcacatgctgttgtgcaaatgcaatagacaacaggtggaaattataggcaattagcaagacacccccaataaaggagtgattctgcaggtggtgaccatagaccacttctcagttcctatgcttcctggctgatgttttggtcacttttgaatgctggcggtgctttcactctagtggtagcatgagacggagtctacaacccacacaagtggctcaggtagtgcagctcatccaggatggcacatcaatgcgagctggggcaagaaggtttgctgtgtctgtcagcgtagtgtccagagcatggaggcgctaccaggagacgtggaggaggccgtaggagggcaacaacccagcagcagaacCGCTACCTCTgcttttgtgcaaggaggagcactaccagagccctgcaaaatgacctccagcaggccacaaatgtgcatgtctgctcaaacggtcagaaaaagactccatgagggtggtatgagggcccgacatccacaggtgggggttgtgcttacagcccaacaccgtgcaggacgtttggcatttgccagagaacaccaagattggcaaattcgccactggcgcccggtgctcttcacagatgaaagcacgttcacactgagcacatgtgacagacgtgacaagAGTCTGGAAAcaccgtggagaatgttctgctgcctgcaacatcctccagcatgaccggtttggcggtgggtcagtcatggtgtggggtggcatttctttggggggccgcacagccctcatgtgctcgccagaggtagcctgactgccattaggtaccgagatgagatactcagaccccttgtgagaccatatgctcgTGCGGTTGgctctgggttcctcctaatgcaagactatgctagacctcatgtggctggagtgtgtcagcagttcctgcaagaggaaggcattgatgctatggacagacctgcccgttccccagacctgaatccaattgagcacatctgggacatcatgtctcgctccatccaccaatgccacgttgcaccacagactgtccaggtgttggcggatgctttagtccaggtctgcgaggagatccctcaggagaccatccgccacctcatcaggagcatgcccgggcgttgtagggaggtcatacaggcacgtggaggccacacacacactactgagcctcattttgacttgttttaaggacattacatcaaagttggatcagcctgtagtgtggttttccactttaattttgagtgtgactccaaatccagacctccatgggttgataaattagatttccattgataatttgtgtgtgatttgtcagcacattcaactatgtaaagaaaaaagtatttaataagaatatttcattcattcagatctaggatgtgtaaTTGCACATAGAGTCTGCACCCCAACCATGTGATCCATTTTCCTTTGACTAATTCGTCCCAGAGAGCACCATAACCGAGTAAGGTCAAGAGGTTTAACAATTAGAAACAATGTTGACTTTTAATCTTCTGTGCAATACAATATAAAATGTTACATTACATCATTTCATTTTTTTCTATTGAAAAGAAAAACTACATTCAATAAGTACATCCTGGGGGTTTCTGCCCCCGACCCTCCCCATTCTCTGGTCAATCATTTGAAGCAGATAGGAGAGGTGGTTGGTGCATACTCAGCGTGGGGTACACTTGGCATGGTGGAGGGTTTCATGTGCGTGCCTGGTGGGTGTAGAaagtgcagtggtgtaaagtatttaagtaaaaataatttGAAGTGCTACTTGTCTTGAGTATCtgtactatttatatttgacaacttttacttcactacattcctaaagaaaatgtactttttacattttctctgacacccaacaGTAATCTTTACACTTTCAATGCCTAGCAGCACAGGAAAATTCACACCCTTATCAAGAAAACATCACTGGTCCTCCCTAttgtggactcactaaacacaatttACAAATTGAGCATTTGAGTgttgagtgtgcccctggctatccataaataggTAAAAACAAGAGAATTGTGCCGTCCTATTATATAAGAAACAATCTATACTTTtacttgtacttttgatacttaagtatatttaaaaccaaatatttttagactttgactcaagtagtattttactgggtgactttcacttttacttgagtcattttctattaaaaggtatctttacttttactcaagtatgacaattgtgtacttttcccaccactgtggTGAAAACACTTCCATGTGGTCAGTCAGTCACCACTCCCAAAAACAGCAGTCAAAATTGGACTGGGGTTGTAGCTAGAGCTCAAAATGTTTCAGGGGAGGGAGAACACAGATTTGACTCCTAAACTGACATCACCTGATCTCTGTGTACACTGTCCAGTCACCTGCTGGTTTCCATAATCGACGCTACAACTCAGCCATCATCGCAAATCATAATTCAACAAGGAAAGGAGAGTGAGTAACCTCCATTTCTACTCTCACCAGCTGGGTTGACCCACAGTGCACAATAGAGACACACAGGTCCCTGTGATGGAACAGTAATGGCATTATCAAAGTCACCTCAACAAACGAGGCTCAGGTCCCATCACTGATGGGATATAAACCATGTCTCCATGGCAGGATACACCTCATAACATCACAAACAGCCAATCAGAACTGGTGTTCTATGTATAAGGTTGAAACCCGATAAAGCTGGTAGGCTTGAATCTATATAAGTGCCTGagcacattttaaaaaatcagtaCATCATTGGTGGGTAATACAAATACACCAGTCGCTCAAATGTTCTTGTCATCGGAAAGTGCAACTTGTATGGCCTGCACATCACCCTCACTCTGACCCTCTCTGGGATGGGATTCCATCTCTTCGTAAGGGGGCGGAAGGATATCGGGGCTTTGACTGGATGGATGGATACGGTGACTGGAATCTGATAGGTTGTGCGCTAATGATGGACCTGGAGCCGCCTGGGAAAGTAAGAGTTGGGTGGGCCCTCTGCAGGGTGGCAGGCGTTGCCCCCAGCTCCCATAGACAGCCTCCTCATAGCTGGGCAGAGACACAGGCAGGCCATGCACCATCAGATCCATCTGGTCAGAGGAGCGCCTGCTGAACAACAGTTGAGAGATGATCAGATGACTTCAGAGACAGGACACAGCACTCACACAGTGGATGGAGTTATCTACAATCTAATAGACACTACAGCTTTGAAACACCCACCATTGATGATAACAAGATGACTATCAAACAACTGAATTAAATTCTTCCGTCTCTTAAAAGGTCTTTCAGCTTTCACTCATCAGATTATTAAAGGGGCTTTCATTACAGGATGTGATGCCTTTCCAAGCCTCTACTTTTCAAAGCCACTACAGTGCTGTAACCATCCCTACAGaacaacacacctgattcaacctaACATCAAGACCttgattagctgaatcaggtgtgttagtcctgggctggaacaaaatctACATACACTATAACGCACCAGGACCAGGGTTAGTAGTGACCACACTGCTATAGAGGCTCCAGTCATATGAATATAGTTGTGTGAGTGGCAGGGATAAGAGCCAATCATATCTGCCTACCTGTGTGAGTGACAGGGGAAAAGGCGAGACTTGATCACCAAGCAGGCCGTGGTGGTGAGGAGGAATATGGACACGCCCACCGCCGTCGTGGCAACGCTGGGGAGTGAGTGGGCCACCTTGTCCTCATAGTTAACATGTCTGtctgagagaaaacacaacacaaacaatcaacacacacacctacaacacACTTAGCTCTGGTCCAAGGCGTTACgaacgccctggaccagagctacaaCACACTCGACAAACACATAATTTTGATGAAACACACTACTGACACTCATATGGACAGTATGATACAGGGTCTTTCAAAGGGAGTCATGCATCTGTAGGTGTGGTTTCTTATATCCATGATGCAGTACATTTCCGTGAGGTTTAATAGGGCAGAGGAAAGAGACTGGTTAGTTTGGTGACTTTGCTCACTTCCTGTTTCTTGATGCTGGTTTCCTGCCTCGATGCAGCACAGGCCTGAAAGAGGAAGCACGAGGCTCGGCTCTATGACTTGAGAGTAAGATGTTTAGAATCTGCTCTGTCGGCTTTTGCATCTAACATAGGTCAGTGATCTACTTGGTGTATGTTGTGTGGAAGTCCCAACAGTCTAATGTCAGCACTTAGCAGGACACACACCATACTGTTAAGCACCCTAAAACACTGCTCAGCTCCTCTCTAGTGTCATGCAATGTCTATGTAGGCTATACTCACGGCCATTGAAAAAAAAAGAGTCATGCTTACATAAGGATTATAGCTTTTAAATCTACTGGTACAGAGTGGATAGAGTGCATGCTTCCACCTGCCTCTTCCACATCCAATAAGAGGACGAATGAAGGGGGGTGTTCATAGCATTGCTATTCCTCAGCTTATGAGATGACTATGTAACATTTACATCATCCACCCATAACCTCTGTGCATAAAGACAACCAGGAACCAGGCAAAGTAATAAGTGTTAGGTGTCCGAGTTCATGCATTTACCAAGTCAGTGAGTCTGAGTACAGGGCCTACCTTAAATCACACTGCAACCTTTGACCTGACTGTAGTTTACCTAACACTCACCTCATATCAGTCACTCATGGACATACTCCACACAGACATGCTTTTGTAGGCCCGCGGATCCATTTCCAAAAATAACAATAAACACAAGGTCCAATTTCGAAATTTGTTtgtgtgcatcagcagtttttctcttgttatttcagtcactgatagtcactcAATTACCCCATGTCACCTAAAatgttttagattggtaaattagtctaacagccagctatctaaacttataATCATGGTAGAATTTCTGActggggggcccccattgattttgttagtcactctcactcagatatcaaaatattctctacgccccatggcaaaacatgtagaattgcaggaaattaactctaAAACTTCAATTTTGCTGTCAAGAGGGTGGCCACTAAAATATTTTGCTCACAAGATGGGCTACGTCTGGCTCTGACTGCATTcatgggtatggatgtgggtaagGATGTGGGTATGCAGATCCACAAGCCACTGCAGCCCCCAATGATGAGTTCCGATTCTatggcccccacccccacccccatcaaagttgcccatccctgctctagtCCATTACACTATGGGCAAAGGTTTCCCGCTCCTCCCCCTTGGCCGTGGTGACTCAGTACACGACACTCACCTCGCATGGCGAGACAGGTGGGCACGCTGGGGATCCATTTGCCTTGGAGGCAGCGCAAGCTGCGCACCATCTCTTTTGGGATGGCATAGCCGGGCTCACAGAAGAAGTAGATCAAGCTCTTCTGGGGGAAGCCTCGGCAGGGGGAGGGCTCGCACCGGAAGCCTCCGTGTTCTGGCACCAGCGGGTAGGTGCAGTTCCCTTGCCTGCCTGCAGATGAGGCATACAGTTCAGTTGTTTGACTTTACTGTTGAATCTAACCTGCAGTTATTGCATCTCAAAGCTCTGTGATTCAGGTTTGATATTtgctattttattaggatccccattagctgttgtgaaagcagcagctactcatcttggggtccacacaaaacatgatataatacagaacattaatatacAAGATCAGCTTGTGGACAGAACTGCATCAATTTAAAAATGGCACACGTAGAATACatacaaactatctaggtcaaataggggagaggcgctgtgtcgtgaggtgttgctttgaAGAGGGGAAAAAGCTTTCGTTAAGAGAGTTTATTATTAGAGACAGTAGTTTGGATGGAGTAAGACAGGGGGGTGTCTGGGAGGAAGAGTCTTGCAGGTCAGGGGAGAGGGCTGAGAGTCAATGCACTGTGATGTCGGGTGTATGTCCAGATAGTTCACTAATTCCATGGATTACAGCTTTCGGgtgcagtggtgactatttcaaCTAGTGCATGGTGGTGCAACATGGATCCCTAGCAGAGGTAATCACTGTGGGTGGGCAGTTGTGGGTGGTTAGCGTGGGTGGTCGGGGAGGGAGATGGATACCTGTGGTGAGGTCTGGAAGGGCGACCAGGAGAAAGAGCCCGTAGCCCAGAATGACATGTCCACGCAGCCATAAAGACCCCCACCGCGCAGACATCAAAACAGTCTACCTGCAGACACAACAAACAGAGGACTCAGTGC is a genomic window containing:
- the LOC110507595 gene encoding sushi domain-containing protein 6 isoform X1 produces the protein MSARWGSLWLRGHVILGYGLFLLVALPDLTTGRQGNCTYPLVPEHGGFRCEPSPCRGFPQKSLIYFFCEPGYAIPKEMVRSLRCLQGKWIPSVPTCLAMRDRHVNYEDKVAHSLPSVATTAVGVSIFLLTTTACLVIKSRLFPCHSHSRRSSDQMDLMVHGLPVSLPSYEEAVYGSWGQRLPPCRGPTQLLLSQAAPGPSLAHNLSDSSHRIHPSSQSPDILPPPYEEMESHPREGQSEGDVQAIQVALSDDKNI
- the LOC110507595 gene encoding sushi domain-containing protein 6 isoform X2, with the protein product MSARWGSLWLRGHVILGYGLFLLVALPDLTTGRQGNCTYPLVPEHGGFRCEPSPCRGFPQKSLIYFFCEPGYAIPKEMVRSLRCLQGKWIPSVPTCLAMRDRHVNYEDKVAHSLPSVATTAVGVSIFLLTTTACLVIKSRLFPCHSHRRSSDQMDLMVHGLPVSLPSYEEAVYGSWGQRLPPCRGPTQLLLSQAAPGPSLAHNLSDSSHRIHPSSQSPDILPPPYEEMESHPREGQSEGDVQAIQVALSDDKNI